The proteins below come from a single Macrobrachium nipponense isolate FS-2020 chromosome 17, ASM1510439v2, whole genome shotgun sequence genomic window:
- the LOC135196089 gene encoding keratin-associated protein 5-2-like, which translates to MLRRLPIICAGIILFGQQQDALAQALLPDYCSEEVMIAHINKKGNANIHHGSKIEEIPALTTGNHRGLTEVANYFGITSPEDVANFDDSVAECCKQSDVCRERGGWCLPSWFKWFFPCYDDALCLGAGSYGGCTCILPTSACPCNGTCTYDGTCKSGCSSTENSIRITRCGADPSECGCCVQCRGTCGENGQCRKFCNFLWETQIGTCMGSSQCRCCQRCEGTCGGNGTCRKICRQTEYQDGPCMGTTGCKCCKKKVNDCSHQPCGRLGICASACPPLFTVAGECSENCVCCTFYNAVGAMGNKDSISRSGKED; encoded by the exons ATGCTTCGTCGGCTTCCAATAATCTGCGCCGGGATTATCCTCTTTGGCCAG cagcaggacgCCCTGGCCCAAGCGCTGTTACCAGACTACTGCAGCGAAGAGGTGATGATTGCACACATCAACAAAAAGGGCAACGCAAACATCCACCACGGCAGCAAGATCGAGGAGATCCCAGCGCTGACCACGGGGAACCACCGAGGTCTGACGGAGGTGGCCAACTACTTCGGGATAACCTCTCCGGAGGACGTCGCGAATTTCGACGACTCGGTGGCCGAGTGCTGCAAGCAATCGGACGTTTGTCGGGAGAGGGGGGGTTGGTGTCTGCCCTCGTGGTTCAAGTGGTTCTTCCCCTGCTACGACGATGCTCTGTGTCTGGGCGCCGGCTCCTATGGCGGCTGCACCTGTATCTTGC CGACTTCGGCATGTCCGTGCAACGGCACATGCACGTATGACGGCACGTGCAAGAGCGGCTGCTCAAGTACGGAGAACTCTATCCGGATAACTCGTTGCGGCGCAGATCCCAGCGAATGCGGCTGTTGCGTCC AATGTAGGGGGACGTGTGGAGAGAATGGCCAATGCAGGAAGTTCTGCAATTTCCTGTGGGAGACTCAGATTGGTACTTGTATGGGCTCCTCTCAGTGCAGATGTTGCCAAC ggTGCGAGGGAACTTGCGGAGGCAACGGCACCTGCAGGAAGATCTGCCGACAAACGGAGTACCAAGATGGCCCCTGCATGGGGACTACCGGCTGCAAATGTTGCAAAAAGAAGGTCAATG ATTGCTCTCACCAACCGTGTGGAAGACTTGGCATCTGCGCGTCTGCGTGCCCACCGTTATTCACCGTAGCTGGCGAATGCAGTGAAAACTGCGTGTGTTGCACCTTCTACAATGCAGTTGGTGCAATGGGGAACAAGGACAGCATAAGTCGCTCTGGGAAGGAAGACTAA